The Pasteurella multocida genome contains a region encoding:
- the trmD gene encoding tRNA (guanosine(37)-N1)-methyltransferase TrmD has product MLVGIISLFPEMFKAITEFGVTGRAVKQNLLQVRCWNPRDFTHDKHKTVDDRPYGGGPGMLMMVQPLRDAIQAAKAEVGEGAKVIYLSPQGRKLDQAGVKELAQHQKLILLCGRYEGIDERLIETEVDEEWSVGDYVLTGGELPAMTLIDAVARFIPGVLGKQASADEDSFAEGLLDCPHYTRPEVLDGLAVPPVLMSGNHEEIRKWRLRQSLERTWLRRPELLESLALTDEQRKLLKQIKAEHS; this is encoded by the coding sequence ATGTTAGTTGGGATTATTAGTTTGTTCCCCGAAATGTTCAAAGCCATTACGGAATTTGGGGTCACAGGTAGAGCTGTCAAACAGAATCTCTTACAGGTGCGTTGTTGGAATCCCCGTGATTTTACGCACGATAAGCATAAAACAGTGGATGATCGCCCTTATGGCGGTGGTCCAGGTATGCTGATGATGGTGCAGCCTTTACGGGATGCGATTCAAGCAGCAAAAGCTGAAGTAGGAGAGGGGGCGAAAGTGATTTACCTTTCGCCACAAGGACGAAAACTCGATCAAGCAGGCGTAAAAGAACTCGCACAGCATCAGAAATTGATTTTACTGTGTGGACGTTACGAAGGCATTGACGAGCGATTGATCGAAACAGAAGTGGATGAAGAATGGTCAGTCGGTGATTATGTACTGACTGGCGGTGAATTGCCGGCTATGACATTAATTGATGCAGTAGCACGATTTATCCCAGGTGTGCTTGGTAAACAAGCCTCAGCCGATGAAGATTCGTTTGCTGAAGGCTTGCTTGATTGTCCACATTATACGCGTCCTGAAGTGTTAGATGGTTTAGCTGTACCACCTGTGCTGATGTCTGGTAATCATGAAGAAATTCGTAAATGGCGATTGAGACAATCGCTTGAGCGTACATGGTTAAGACGCCCTGAGCTATTAGAAAGCCTAGCTCTGACTGACGAACAACGTAAACTGTTGAAGCAAATTAAAGCAGAACACAGTTAA
- the dcuC gene encoding C4-dicarboxylate transporter DcuC, with product MVALKAIIALTGIIVAVYLLIKKYETRTVLIGVGLFMAIATLNPMGALDAFAKSMTSAGLIMAICSSMGFAYVMKYTQCDTHLVHLLTKPLSGLKFFLIPIATIITFFINIAIPSAAGCAAAVGATLIPVLKSSGVRPATAGAAILAGTFGSMMSPGSSHSAMLSEMSGLTVTQVNLSHAPYTMIAGAIGAVMLTILAIVFKDYGEEHRQAYLLENKESEQNAENMKVNIFYALAPLVPLVILVIGGTSLQKMPGLEWTKMGVPQAMLIGSLYAVVMTRISPVKITNEFFNGMGNSYANVLGIIIAASVFVAGLKSTGAIDSAIEFLKHSNEFVRWGATIGPFLMGIVTGSGDAAAIAFNTAVTPHAVELGYTHVNLGMAAAIAGAIGRTASPIAGVTIVCAGLAMVSPVEMVKRTAPGMILAILFLALFML from the coding sequence ATGGTGGCATTGAAAGCAATTATTGCGCTTACTGGCATTATTGTTGCTGTCTATTTATTAATAAAGAAATATGAAACACGCACAGTATTAATTGGTGTAGGGTTGTTCATGGCGATTGCAACACTTAACCCAATGGGGGCACTCGATGCATTTGCGAAAAGCATGACATCGGCAGGGCTAATTATGGCAATTTGTTCGAGTATGGGCTTTGCTTATGTGATGAAATATACGCAATGCGATACGCATTTAGTCCATTTATTAACAAAACCATTAAGTGGCTTGAAGTTTTTCTTAATTCCTATCGCCACAATCATTACCTTCTTTATTAACATTGCGATTCCTTCTGCAGCAGGTTGTGCGGCAGCCGTGGGGGCGACGCTCATTCCAGTATTAAAAAGTTCCGGTGTTCGTCCAGCAACAGCTGGGGCAGCAATTCTTGCGGGAACGTTTGGATCGATGATGAGTCCGGGATCGTCGCATTCAGCCATGTTAAGTGAAATGTCAGGTTTAACGGTGACACAAGTTAACTTATCTCATGCGCCTTATACGATGATTGCAGGGGCGATCGGGGCCGTGATGTTAACGATTTTAGCGATTGTGTTTAAAGATTATGGGGAAGAACACCGTCAAGCGTATTTGCTTGAAAATAAAGAGAGTGAGCAAAATGCAGAAAATATGAAAGTGAATATTTTTTATGCATTAGCACCATTAGTACCTTTAGTGATTTTAGTTATTGGTGGAACATCTTTACAAAAAATGCCGGGTTTAGAATGGACGAAGATGGGTGTACCACAAGCGATGTTAATTGGTTCATTATATGCTGTTGTGATGACACGCATTTCACCGGTCAAAATTACAAATGAGTTCTTTAATGGAATGGGTAATTCTTATGCGAATGTGTTAGGTATCATCATTGCGGCAAGCGTCTTTGTTGCGGGTTTAAAATCAACAGGAGCCATTGATAGCGCGATTGAATTCCTGAAACATTCAAATGAATTTGTGCGTTGGGGAGCAACCATAGGACCATTCTTAATGGGCATTGTGACCGGATCGGGAGATGCTGCCGCGATTGCGTTCAATACCGCGGTGACGCCTCATGCAGTCGAATTAGGTTATACCCATGTTAATTTAGGTATGGCTGCCGCGATTGCGGGGGCAATTGGACGTACAGCCTCTCCAATTGCTGGCGTGACAATTGTCTGTGCAGGT
- the rplS gene encoding 50S ribosomal protein L19 encodes MSNIIKQLEQEQLKQNLPSFRPGDTLEVKVWVVEGSKRRLQAFEGVVIAIRNRGLHSAFTLRKVSNGVGVERVFQTHSPIVDSITVKRKGAVRQAKLYYLRERSGKSARIKERLGD; translated from the coding sequence ATGAGTAACATCATTAAACAACTTGAACAAGAACAGTTAAAACAAAACTTACCGAGCTTCCGCCCTGGTGACACGTTAGAAGTGAAAGTATGGGTAGTAGAAGGGAGCAAACGTCGTCTGCAAGCATTCGAAGGCGTGGTTATTGCAATTCGTAACCGTGGCTTGCACTCTGCCTTTACATTACGTAAAGTGTCTAACGGTGTCGGTGTTGAGCGTGTTTTCCAAACACATTCACCAATCGTTGATAGCATCACAGTGAAACGTAAAGGTGCGGTACGTCAAGCGAAACTTTACTACTTACGTGAGCGTTCAGGTAAATCTGCTCGTATCAAAGAGCGTTTGGGCGATTAA
- the rimM gene encoding ribosome maturation factor RimM (Essential for efficient processing of 16S rRNA) has translation MEQQRIEVVGKLGSTYGIRGWLRIYSSTEYAESIFDYQPWFLKIKGQWQPTELESWRYHNNDLIVKLKHVDDREAAQTLANIEIGVDLAVFPELEEGDYYWHDLIGCNVVNLENYAMGTVTEMMETGSNDVLVVRAKSKDAFGKQERLIPFLYEQVVKRVDLNTKTIVVDWDAGF, from the coding sequence ATGGAACAGCAAAGAATTGAAGTAGTTGGCAAATTAGGCTCAACTTATGGCATTCGCGGTTGGTTACGTATTTATTCATCGACAGAATATGCTGAAAGCATTTTTGATTACCAACCTTGGTTTTTAAAAATTAAAGGGCAATGGCAGCCTACAGAGTTAGAGAGTTGGCGTTACCACAATAACGATTTAATCGTTAAATTGAAACATGTGGACGACCGAGAAGCCGCACAAACCTTAGCGAATATTGAAATTGGCGTTGATTTGGCGGTTTTCCCTGAGCTAGAAGAAGGGGATTATTACTGGCATGATTTAATCGGCTGTAATGTGGTTAACCTTGAAAACTATGCGATGGGCACAGTGACCGAAATGATGGAAACAGGATCTAACGATGTATTGGTTGTGCGTGCAAAAAGCAAAGATGCTTTTGGAAAACAAGAGCGGTTAATTCCGTTTTTGTATGAACAAGTAGTTAAAAGAGTAGATCTCAACACGAAGACAATTGTCGTGGATTGGGACGCTGGTTTCTAA
- the rpsP gene encoding 30S ribosomal protein S16, which produces MVTIRLSRGGAKKRPFYQIVVADSRSPRDGRFIERVGFFNPLATGNAERLRLDLDRVNAWVEKGASLSDRVSALVKEAQKAA; this is translated from the coding sequence ATGGTAACCATTCGTTTATCTCGTGGCGGAGCTAAAAAACGCCCATTCTATCAAATCGTTGTCGCAGATAGCCGTTCACCACGTGACGGTCGCTTTATTGAGCGCGTAGGCTTTTTCAACCCATTAGCAACAGGCAATGCTGAGCGTTTACGTTTAGACTTAGACCGTGTTAATGCTTGGGTAGAGAAAGGTGCATCTTTATCAGATCGCGTTTCAGCTTTAGTTAAAGAAGCGCAAAAAGCAGCGTAA